The following are encoded in a window of Pseudomonas sp. St316 genomic DNA:
- a CDS encoding Crp/Fnr family transcriptional regulator: MLTHPSIVLLLRRHHLFSQLPERVFEDVCSLAVLRRLECNSTLMHQGDPAKRFFLLVSGQIKLFRVTGEGQENLVEIIQPGQTFAEALLFSQARCYPVSASAIKDSVLVSIEGTHYRKALEDQPKVCLAILASMSIHLHQRLKDIDNLTLASASRRVINFLLQERDPRDGQLVLQVSKRLVASKLGIQPETFSRILHRLVDGGLIAMERRQIRILSEDGLEGYQQ; the protein is encoded by the coding sequence ATGCTGACCCACCCTTCCATCGTTTTACTGTTGCGTCGTCATCACCTGTTCAGCCAACTGCCGGAGCGGGTCTTTGAAGATGTCTGCAGCCTGGCCGTCCTCAGGCGCCTGGAATGCAACAGCACGCTCATGCACCAAGGCGATCCGGCCAAGCGGTTTTTCTTGCTGGTCAGTGGCCAGATCAAGCTGTTCCGAGTCACTGGCGAAGGCCAGGAAAACCTGGTGGAGATCATCCAGCCCGGACAGACCTTCGCCGAGGCCCTACTGTTCAGCCAGGCCCGTTGCTACCCGGTCAGCGCGTCGGCGATCAAGGACAGCGTGCTGGTGAGCATCGAGGGCACGCATTACCGCAAGGCCCTGGAGGACCAGCCCAAGGTTTGCCTGGCGATCCTGGCAAGCATGAGCATTCATCTGCACCAGCGCCTCAAGGACATCGACAACCTGACCTTGGCCAGCGCCAGCCGGCGGGTGATCAATTTCCTGCTGCAAGAGCGCGATCCGCGGGATGGTCAGTTGGTGTTGCAGGTATCCAAACGCTTGGTGGCTTCCAAGCTGGGGATTCAGCCGGAGACCTTTTCGCGGATTCTTCATCGGTTGGTGGATGGGGGGTTGATTGCCATGGAGCGACGTCAGATTCGTATCTTGTCCGAGGATGGGCTTGAGGGTTATCAGCAGTAG
- the narL gene encoding two-component system response regulator NarL, with protein MNAPLRHTLLLVDDHPMMRRGIRQMLELEDDLQIVGEASHGEEALTLIEPLKPDLVLLDNNMPQMNGIETLRRLRAMHYTGKVLLFTVSDAEDDIRDALRLDANGYLLKDMEPELLIQYIRDALNGALVISPGLTRVMAQALRSPPRQADVELTERERQVLKTIAGGYSNKVIGHKLGITEGTVKVHVKNLLHKLGLRSRVEAAVWAMEHLRGAG; from the coding sequence ATGAACGCCCCCCTGCGCCATACCCTGCTACTGGTCGACGATCATCCGATGATGCGTCGCGGCATCCGCCAGATGCTTGAACTTGAAGACGATCTGCAGATTGTCGGCGAAGCCAGCCACGGCGAAGAGGCCCTGACCCTGATAGAGCCGCTCAAGCCCGACCTGGTGCTGCTGGACAACAACATGCCGCAGATGAACGGCATCGAGACCCTGCGCCGGCTGCGTGCCATGCACTACACCGGCAAGGTGCTGCTGTTCACCGTGTCCGATGCCGAGGACGACATCCGCGATGCCCTGCGCCTGGATGCCAATGGTTACCTGCTCAAGGACATGGAGCCCGAGTTGCTGATCCAGTACATCCGCGACGCCCTCAACGGCGCCCTGGTGATCAGCCCCGGCCTGACCCGCGTCATGGCCCAGGCCCTGCGCTCCCCGCCGCGCCAGGCCGATGTGGAACTGACCGAGCGCGAACGCCAGGTGCTCAAGACCATCGCCGGCGGCTACAGCAACAAGGTCATCGGGCACAAGCTGGGTATCACTGAAGGCACGGTCAAGGTCCATGTGAAGAACCTGCTGCACAAGCTCGGCTTGCGCTCCCGGGTAGAAGCGGCGGTGTGGGCGATGGAGCATTTGCGCGGAGCGGGCTAA
- a CDS encoding HAMP domain-containing protein, which yields MMRWLRSSLPARAGLAVILIAILALASSLSAGLIAWFSQGDAAAINTAGSVRMETYHLSWKLAAGDNEDIPAIIASLQQRLDSPALRAVLEDGPTTSLRQSYQNLVQRWDQTLRPAIERGDSAFFQSSASSFVEQLDQFVTLLQRQSEHKQGWQQTIQGAALFSTMIILLIGLYELQYGVVTPLQELVDATQRFRRGEFQVRVNHQSEDELGQLATSFNTMAETIEQSHRTLENQVQQKTLNLQQANAALELLYQSSRSLATRQANAEGLDELIRRFQQRLPGLRLTLCLQGQLQTPARHLLALHGADSRQVCASSDCASCHKHNAARPQAFSISNQGNELGELKAHFVDGHAAQPWETALIQALANLIGTSLSLKRQREQDHRLLLLDERTIIARELHDSLAQALSYMKLQVSRMQTLMRRGEPVQTLETVTGELREGLNNAYRQLRELLTTFRLQIHDDGLVEELKDTAEEFSNRGDFQVHLFVDTLAFELSASEQIHILQITREALSNCLRHAHAENAWLELRQEGETVRLSIEDDGRGFSGEVDQREHHGLNIMNERARSLRGQLQILSRTPQGTRIQVHFQPEFLGQHTEGLAT from the coding sequence ATGATGCGTTGGCTGCGCAGTTCCCTGCCCGCTCGCGCCGGGCTGGCGGTGATCCTGATCGCCATCCTGGCCCTGGCCAGTTCCTTGAGTGCCGGATTGATCGCCTGGTTCAGCCAGGGCGACGCTGCCGCCATCAACACCGCCGGTTCCGTGCGCATGGAGACCTACCACCTGAGCTGGAAGCTGGCGGCGGGAGACAACGAGGACATCCCGGCGATCATCGCCAGCCTGCAACAACGCCTCGACAGCCCTGCCCTGCGCGCCGTACTGGAAGACGGGCCGACAACCTCCCTGCGCCAGAGCTACCAGAACCTTGTGCAACGCTGGGACCAGACCTTGCGCCCGGCCATCGAGCGCGGCGATTCGGCGTTTTTCCAAAGCAGCGCCAGCTCTTTCGTTGAGCAGTTGGACCAGTTCGTTACCCTGCTGCAACGCCAGAGCGAACACAAACAAGGCTGGCAACAGACGATCCAGGGCGCGGCGCTGTTCAGCACCATGATCATCCTGCTGATTGGCCTGTATGAGTTGCAGTACGGCGTGGTCACGCCCTTGCAGGAGTTGGTGGACGCCACCCAGCGCTTTCGCCGTGGCGAATTCCAGGTGCGGGTCAATCACCAGTCCGAAGATGAGCTGGGCCAGTTGGCGACCAGTTTCAACACCATGGCCGAAACCATCGAACAATCGCACCGCACCCTGGAAAACCAGGTCCAGCAAAAGACCCTGAACCTGCAACAAGCCAACGCCGCCCTGGAGCTGCTGTACCAGAGCAGTCGCAGCCTGGCGACGCGACAGGCCAATGCCGAAGGGCTGGACGAGTTGATCCGGCGCTTCCAGCAGCGCCTGCCGGGCCTGCGCCTGACGCTGTGCCTGCAAGGGCAATTGCAGACACCGGCCAGGCATTTGCTGGCCCTGCATGGCGCCGACAGCCGTCAGGTCTGCGCCAGCAGCGATTGCGCCAGTTGCCATAAACACAACGCTGCACGCCCGCAGGCCTTCAGCATCAGCAACCAGGGCAACGAGCTGGGTGAGCTCAAGGCGCATTTTGTCGACGGCCACGCCGCGCAGCCCTGGGAAACCGCATTGATCCAGGCCCTGGCCAACCTGATCGGCACGTCGCTGTCCCTCAAGCGCCAGCGGGAACAGGACCATCGCCTGCTGCTGCTCGATGAACGCACGATCATTGCCCGCGAGCTGCATGATTCCCTGGCCCAGGCCTTGTCGTACATGAAGCTGCAAGTCAGCCGCATGCAGACCCTGATGCGTCGGGGCGAGCCGGTGCAGACCTTGGAAACCGTCACCGGCGAGCTGCGCGAAGGGCTGAACAACGCTTATCGCCAACTGCGTGAACTGCTCACCACCTTTCGCTTGCAGATCCACGACGATGGCCTGGTGGAGGAGCTCAAGGACACCGCCGAGGAGTTCTCCAACCGAGGGGATTTCCAGGTGCACCTGTTCGTCGACACCTTGGCCTTCGAGCTGTCGGCCAGCGAGCAGATCCACATCCTGCAGATCACCCGCGAGGCTTTGTCCAATTGCCTGCGCCATGCCCATGCCGAGAACGCCTGGCTTGAACTACGCCAGGAAGGCGAGACCGTACGGCTGTCGATCGAAGACGATGGCCGCGGCTTCAGCGGCGAAGTGGACCAGCGCGAACACCATGGCCTCAACATCATGAACGAACGAGCCCGCAGCCTGCGTGGCCAACTGCAGATTCTCTCCCGTACACCCCAGGGCACCCGTATCCAGGTGCATTTCCAACCGGAATTCCTGGGCCAACACACCGAAGGCCTCGCAACATGA
- a CDS encoding nitrate/nitrite transporter, translating into MMRAQVQQGLVLGMSTLAFTVCFMVWMMFAVLGVPIKEMLALNETQFGLLAATPVLTGSLVRLPLGLLTDRFGGRIVFFLLMLSCVLPLYLITLATAFWQFLVLGLFVGLAGGSFSVGIAYVAKWFDKQNQGFAMGIFGAGNAGAAVTKFLAPALIAFGSWHLVPKVFSAILFITALLFWFLTSEKKEHSGAGGATLREQLKTLKEPAVWRYCQYYSIVFGGYVALALWMTKYYVQEYGFNLQSAALLAACFSLPGGVLRAVGGWMSDRWGAQSVTWWVLWVSWICLFLLSYPQTQLQVQTVNGIVDFHIGLSPTLFTVLLFVMGIAFAFGKASVFKYIANDYPKNMGAVSGIVGLAGGLGGFVLPIMFGALMDLTGVRSSCFMLMYGVVWVSLIWMYFSEIRKRPLLGKQSSASQSSFSSIAQGEEHVRSTNA; encoded by the coding sequence GTGATGCGAGCGCAAGTGCAACAAGGGCTGGTACTAGGGATGAGTACCCTGGCCTTCACCGTGTGCTTCATGGTCTGGATGATGTTTGCTGTGCTGGGCGTTCCGATCAAGGAAATGCTGGCCCTCAATGAAACCCAATTCGGCCTGCTGGCCGCCACACCGGTGTTGACCGGTTCGCTGGTGCGCTTGCCCCTGGGGCTTTTGACTGACCGCTTCGGCGGGCGGATCGTGTTCTTCCTGTTGATGCTGTCCTGCGTATTGCCGCTGTACCTGATCACCCTGGCCACCGCCTTCTGGCAGTTCCTGGTGCTGGGCCTGTTCGTCGGCCTGGCCGGCGGTTCGTTCTCGGTGGGCATTGCCTACGTCGCCAAGTGGTTCGATAAACAGAACCAGGGCTTCGCCATGGGCATCTTCGGCGCCGGCAACGCGGGGGCCGCGGTAACCAAGTTCCTGGCCCCGGCCTTGATCGCGTTTGGCTCCTGGCACTTGGTGCCGAAAGTGTTCAGCGCCATCCTCTTCATTACCGCGCTGCTGTTCTGGTTTCTCACCAGCGAGAAAAAGGAACACAGCGGCGCGGGTGGCGCCACTTTGCGCGAGCAGTTGAAAACCCTGAAAGAACCGGCCGTGTGGCGCTACTGCCAGTACTACTCGATTGTGTTTGGTGGCTACGTGGCCCTGGCCCTGTGGATGACCAAATACTACGTGCAGGAATACGGTTTCAACCTACAAAGCGCAGCGTTGCTGGCGGCATGTTTCTCCCTGCCCGGTGGCGTGTTGCGGGCTGTCGGTGGCTGGATGTCCGACCGCTGGGGCGCCCAGAGCGTGACTTGGTGGGTGCTGTGGGTCAGCTGGATCTGCCTGTTCCTGTTGTCCTATCCCCAGACTCAACTGCAAGTACAGACCGTCAACGGCATCGTCGATTTCCACATCGGCCTCAGCCCCACGCTGTTCACCGTGCTGCTGTTCGTGATGGGCATTGCCTTCGCGTTCGGCAAGGCCTCGGTCTTCAAGTACATCGCCAACGACTATCCGAAAAACATGGGCGCAGTGTCCGGCATTGTCGGCTTGGCCGGCGGCCTGGGCGGGTTCGTGCTGCCCATCATGTTTGGCGCCTTGATGGACCTCACCGGCGTGCGCTCGTCCTGCTTCATGTTGATGTACGGCGTGGTTTGGGTCTCCCTCATCTGGATGTACTTCAGCGAAATACGCAAGCGCCCACTGCTGGGTAAGCAGTCGTCGGCCAGCCAATCCTCGTTTTCCAGCATTGCCCAAGGAGAAGAACATGTCCGTTCTACAAACGCCTGA
- a CDS encoding NarK family nitrate/nitrite MFS transporter, with product MSVLQTPEKGPVIHDWRPEDPAFWGSSGKLTARRNLWISIPALLLAFAVWMVWSTVIVRLNAIGFSFTTDQLFWLAALPGLSGATLRIFYSFMVPIFGGRRWTALSTASLLVPALWMGFAVQNPATPYNVFVLIALLCGFGGGNFASSMSNISFFYPKSQQGTALGLNAGLGNLGVSVMQFCVPLVISFGVFGFMGGQPQVLADGSSLWLQNAGFIWVPFIAAVTLIAWFGMNDLSSARASFSEQAVIFKRKHNWLMCWLYLATFGSFIGFSAAFPLLIKTSFPEVIALKFAFLGPLVGALVRPLGGWLADKLGGAKVTLWNFVLMIVMVFGVLHFLPQGGQGGNFYGFLGMFMLLFITTGVGNGSTFRMIPVIFRTLHEKSAKGKKPEVREQALKNAGKESAAVLGFSSAIGAFGAFFIPKSFGTSMALTGGPEMAFYMFVGFYLSCIVVTWWWYARKGAATPC from the coding sequence ATGTCCGTTCTACAAACGCCTGAAAAAGGCCCGGTCATTCATGACTGGCGTCCGGAAGACCCTGCTTTCTGGGGCAGTAGCGGCAAACTGACTGCCCGGCGCAACCTGTGGATTTCCATCCCGGCGCTGCTGTTGGCCTTCGCGGTATGGATGGTCTGGAGCACGGTGATCGTGCGCCTGAACGCCATCGGCTTCAGTTTCACCACTGACCAGTTGTTCTGGCTGGCGGCCCTGCCGGGGTTGTCGGGTGCCACCTTGCGCATCTTCTATTCGTTCATGGTGCCGATCTTCGGCGGCCGGCGTTGGACCGCCCTGAGCACCGCGTCGCTGCTGGTGCCGGCACTGTGGATGGGCTTCGCGGTGCAGAACCCGGCTACACCCTACAACGTGTTCGTGCTGATCGCGTTGCTCTGCGGGTTTGGTGGCGGCAACTTCGCCTCGAGCATGTCCAACATCAGCTTCTTTTACCCCAAGTCTCAACAGGGCACGGCCCTGGGCTTGAACGCCGGGTTGGGTAACCTGGGTGTGTCGGTGATGCAGTTCTGCGTGCCGCTGGTGATTTCCTTCGGTGTGTTCGGCTTTATGGGCGGGCAGCCACAGGTGCTGGCTGACGGCAGCTCGCTGTGGCTGCAGAACGCTGGCTTTATCTGGGTACCGTTCATTGCCGCCGTCACCTTGATCGCCTGGTTCGGCATGAACGACCTGTCCAGCGCCCGGGCATCGTTCAGCGAGCAGGCCGTGATCTTCAAGCGCAAGCACAACTGGCTGATGTGCTGGTTGTACCTGGCGACCTTTGGTTCGTTCATCGGTTTCTCCGCCGCGTTTCCACTGCTGATCAAAACCTCGTTCCCAGAGGTCATCGCCCTGAAATTTGCCTTCCTCGGCCCGCTGGTCGGTGCACTGGTGCGGCCGTTGGGCGGTTGGCTGGCGGACAAGCTCGGTGGTGCGAAGGTCACCCTGTGGAACTTCGTGCTGATGATCGTGATGGTGTTCGGTGTCTTGCACTTTCTCCCGCAAGGCGGCCAGGGCGGCAACTTCTACGGTTTCCTGGGCATGTTCATGTTGCTGTTCATCACCACCGGCGTTGGCAACGGTTCGACCTTCCGCATGATCCCGGTGATCTTCCGCACCCTGCACGAAAAGTCCGCCAAGGGGAAAAAGCCCGAGGTGCGCGAACAAGCGCTCAAGAACGCCGGCAAGGAGTCGGCCGCGGTGCTGGGGTTCAGCTCTGCCATAGGCGCCTTCGGAGCGTTCTTCATCCCCAAATCCTTTGGCACTTCGATGGCCCTGACTGGCGGCCCGGAGATGGCCTTCTACATGTTCGTCGGCTTCTACCTGAGCTGCATCGTGGTGACCTGGTGGTGGTACGCCCGCAAGGGCGCGGCGACACCCTGCTAA